Genomic DNA from Prunus persica cultivar Lovell chromosome G1, Prunus_persica_NCBIv2, whole genome shotgun sequence:
ttgtggttactcaccgttggatgtaaattcaacggttcactcaatcttgaactccttttaagaaacttttttgaaccattagattaatatccaacggtgagtgaccacaatctcttggactcctgtggtccaagagatcaggactgataTAATATATAACATATTATTGCAAAATATGCCCATATGGCTCCATTTATTTGTTCCAACTTCGATTTGGGAATTGTTTGAGCCTACATGCTCTCTACATCATTATGCTAAGAAAAATCTCGCCACTAGTCTCGAAATAAAATGTCcactaattttaaatatacatatactaaAGACATAATGGTCAAAGTatgtttaaatttaaataaaattgaaatctcAGGATGTTCGTTACATGTGCCGTTGTCACTTTgacatttcattttcaatctCAACGacataattcaaatttaagaACCACTAGATTTAGTATTTGAATTCAATGATGAAAATACAAATCGGGTTATAATTTAGGATTTGGATCCGTGAATTTAATATGTGTGGTGCTTGTTTTAATTGTTGCAGAGCCTTCTCCCTTGTGGCAAAGCTAGGATTTCATATGTCTAGGGGCCTctcacaaaatataaataataaaaacttcgAACTCACAAGACATCAAAAATCATATTGTCTATATTATCTATTCATTACAATCATAATTGCCCTTGacgagttttcatattttgaaatcgTTGCATAATAACCTCGTCATCTATACTATTAAAAATGCCTCGTCATCTATACTATTAAAAATGTCTTTCTCAATATATGCAACCAAGTAATCATTTATCTATAAATCCCCCATTCGATTGCGTAATCGGTTCTTCACAATATTCATAGTAGAAAATACTTGCTCTACACTTGCGGTCGCAACAGGTAGGATTAGTGCTAGTGCTAGAAGCAAGTACACTAAATGGTAGATTTGATCTTTTTCTGTCTCAACCATCTTTTGTGCAAGATTAGTAATCCCTTCCAATTCTGTAAAGTCATTATTAGAGCTCACGTCCCAAATGTAATTCTCAAGTTGTTCTTAAGTAATTTGAGGTCATGTTCAGAAACCGCTTGAATAAAATTGGGCAAGTCGCATCAACTTTGCTTTATCAAAAGCAAAGAATGAATTACTTGGACTCAAGCAATTGAAAGACCCATCAATcggtagaaaaaaaaaattgataatataattaaaatttgagaagaaaaaaaattcacaagcaactaatttggttttgtttctgattcaagaaaagagaaaaaaatttaggtttattgatttatacaagaaaataatatataattctaATAATAATTCTAATCCTTTTGAAAATGAGTAGTGTATGATTGTAGGAAATTTGGCTGGTTAGTGGGGCCACGTGGTAATATAGTTTTGGCTGAATACTACTTTTGGCTGCTGGATATTGCTCATGTACTAAAGGACTTTTAGCTTAGAGGAACTTGGGTTGATTActaatactttatttttttataattaaattttagtgGGGGCCAATGACTGCACTGGTCCCCATGTACCTCCCCTACTTGGTAAGGTGGGCTTTTGTGAGTGTTGGGGCTAAGCCTTGGGGTGGGGTAAGAGAAAGAGGTGGGGTATCTTGAGAAGCTTTTGGTGGGAGAGGAGGTGGTGATCGcaatgagaaagagagaaagtgtGGCTGTATGAATTAGGTGCGATTGGGAttggagtggtggtggtggctggTGAGTGGTGGCAGTACTTTCTTAATATTTTAGTTTATATGGACAATTTTACCTTTCAGTTTTGGCAAAATTGACAAAACATTGACGGTAAGACCAATTTTATACTAAATGGAGAGTTGGAttactaaaaagaaaattttagttaGTGGACCAAAATGGAGCAATAATTGGGGAATCATTTCGGTCGAAAACCCTTACTAATTTTTACTTCTAATAGCATatttgggaaagaaaaaaaacttgtatggCATAAGAAtagcactgttttgctattccCAACCAACCATGTTAGATTGTAATGtacaagtttttctccataccCAAACATCTAAACAAATCTCAAGCGCTGCCACTATAAGTACAAAACTAATAGACAACACAATACGCAGAACATCTGATTAACATTTGCAACATGTTTTAATATTGGTTAAGATGAAACTACATTTAAATACAATATTCAAGTGATTTGGCACGGCAATGAATTAAGGCTTGGCAATGAAATCAATTTCAGCATCAACGTATCAAACTAAACAAACAGTAGAAACACACATCAAAACTGGTAATTGCATAGCGATGAAACATGTCTAAATAGCCATAATTGAAAAAGACTATCCACCAAACAATTGCAGCATGCAATTACAATTCATTACAACAGTATTTTCATTTCTACGATAAAAGATAAGTTTTCCAAATCTCAACTCCCAGAAACCATCTGATAAGATCAGGGTGTTCCAGTTCACAAGTCTTGCACACTTAAACCTGCAAACATGAAAGTAAAATTTTCATTCCTTTAATCAGTCAcaacaaattgaacaaaaaaccAAGTCAGTACATCAAATAAAGTAAGCATAAACATTCAAAGTTGCCCAAGTCATTTAACAACAAACTaggttataaaataaaaactcccAACAATAAATGACATTACTTGTATCCTGAcaagtgaaaagaaagaatgggCGACTTGAAAACGTATCTAGAGAACTATATGCTTGCACAAACGTACTTTCACAGCCCATGCAACTGCATTTGCACAATTAATTTTGTGGGAAACAGTTTGTGAAGAACCCAGTTGATATCTAGAGGCCTAAATTACTTTAAACTAACACAGAAAACCTAATAACTTTAAGGACATGCAATAGCATTATTGCTTGCTTCTATACAGATAATAGTGTTTCCATAACAATTTACCTGGAGGAAGAGACTGCTTCAACTTGTCAGCCTTCTCTGTGTCAAAAACACAAAGCGTGTAGAGGTACTTGGAGCAACGGACCTTGAACTTCACCGCATCCTTGCTCCTCTTAATTTTCACCGAGCGTGCGTCTTTCCTTCTTGCAGTGAGAAGGAAATCTTTAATCTCATGGATTTGCTTAGGCTGTGGAGAAAACAACAAACAGGAAATCTTAGcaccaaagaagaaaacataaaacaataaAGGATCCAATCTCAGCAAACAACGTGGAAAATCATAACCATAGAAGCCAACCTGAACAAAATGTAACAGAATAAAAACTGAATATTTCAAAAGGATCTAAAAGGTATCAAATTAAAAGTAACAAGGCCCCAGAAAACATAATACAGGACTTTAGTCAGGATATGAATGCACCAAGATTGATAATATCATCACTGATGTACTGTAATCAGGATATGATGGgcaacaaaatgaaattctaTATAACATTTCTCTTGAGGCTTCAAGACAATCTTACTAGAATTAAATCCAGAGTTTAAAAAACTGTTGGAACCAGCCATATAAAAAATGCGATAAGTTAGAAGCAGTAGTGACATGAAAACAAGGATTGGAATCTAAGAACAGAACCACTAAACCAAATTACAATACTATGAATTATCATTTTAAGTGAAAAAAGGAATTGTCAAAAAAACATTCATTTATCTAAATatagatttttaaattattcaaaGATATTCCACTTAACCTCATCCACCATCCTCTGAACATTACCTTCATTCTCTCTACCTAAACTTTGAGTTTTCATTCACACTTGCAGTCAAAAAAGACACTAAAGACTCCCCTCTTTTATAATTACTATTGGATTATGCTTCAATCAACCCATACCCAAAATGCACCTCATCTAAGCCTTTTCAGAAATCTATgtatcttcattttttttccaaaaacacaGTCAACTATGCACATACAGAAATAGATCAAGACGGGAATGCTCAAATAGCACTTAAATCTTTATTCCAGGTGCCAACGTATCTCAACAAAAATAACTTTGCCACCGTccaacaaaacccaaacaagaaaaattgaagaaaacccaTTTCACTACATGGATCGATTCACGCATAAACTACCAGAACAAGCACTTAAATTTCAGTATGTGCATAGTAATGTGTATATATCAATGTGTGTACATCTACATGTTTATAACCATTTTAACCAACGCAACacagggagaaagagaaattgaagatacCATTTTGATGGCGGAGAggcttctctttcttctcttggtAAAGGCAGATCGACAGGCACCGAGCCGCGGTTCAGTTTTCTGACCTGTATTTATACCTCAAGCTAATGGTGCAAGAGGTTCTTCAACAGCTTAAACCCTTGAGAAAATGGCTTTTAAAGAGAGCCGTCCAATAAAATCGGACGGTGAACTTTCAATattgtgtgtttgttttagttttaatcGGACGGTTGATGGTGGACTTTCAATGTCTCACTTCCGCGTTCTCTCCCTGCGATAAAACCTACAAATAAATCCAAACTCATAAACTCATAAACacatatcaaaatcaaatccaaACCCTATGATCTCCTTGCCTCTTGTACCCTCTCGGATTTGACGAAGAAAATTCTTTCTAATTTGGAAACTCTGttctttctaatttctttttccttttattttgggtCATTAAACGATGGGCCCTTTCAATGAAAATAATGTAATGCTAGgcttatcatatttttataccacacTGTATACCATTTTTCTAATAGAGGTGGTGCCCACCAATATAATGGGACCTACCTttattagagaggtggtacaTAATGTGGTATAAGAATGCGGTATGCTTAGCATTTTCCATGAAAATATTATAGGAGAATCAAATTTCACTCTTTCAAATTGTACTATGATTAATGAGTAAAGCTACACTTATCACATTTTTACCCCACATTTCTATgccacatgatgtggcatgtccatattatatgtcacataaattaaatcaatgaagtgtattttaattaagataattagaaaaataaatattgaaataaatcataaaagaaaagaaaatattaaataattttaattgatgtggctgtCCACCTCAGCTGCCATATAAAATGATATAAAGATGTGATATATAAAtatggtaagagtagcattattcatgattaattaatttatatgggAATTTGAAGAATAAGATTTGCTTActtcaaaatttgtacataATCAAGGGAGTTCTAATCTCTGCCATTCATTTGAATCTGTCCCATTAACGATTCATATTTTGGTCAGAAATGAATATTCCATTTATTGGATGAATATATTCAGAGGTAAATGGATGtcaaatacaaataatatttaatagGCATTCAAATTAATACCcataatttgaaattaattatgtaTACTTCTGTCTGATGTCCTGTTGAACTTGGTGTTTCTGTCCATTGAGATTACCTagtgtcaatatttattttcacttcTACTTCTCAAGACTTGTGAATTGTTGGCTCCTGCTGTCTTCGTGCTGCAGATGGACTACACAAAATGCATGATAAGTAAAATAACGAAAATATCAAGTGCGAAAACGGAAAAGGTTTTGGCTTCTTAAAACTGAGATGAACCTTGAAACCCTTGAAACATCAAGTGTGAGTGAGAGGTGAACCTTTTAGGAAGGCCTGCAAGTCACAAAATAAAACGAAAATTTTGAAAGCAAGTTATAACCGTGATAAATGCTTATAGCTTC
This window encodes:
- the LOC18792522 gene encoding 60S ribosomal protein L38, yielding MPKQIHEIKDFLLTARRKDARSVKIKRSKDAVKFKVRCSKYLYTLCVFDTEKADKLKQSLPPGLSVQDL